In Sporichthyaceae bacterium, a genomic segment contains:
- the atpG gene encoding ATP synthase F1 subunit gamma yields the protein MPASQRDVRNRVASVKNIETITSAMAMVAAARLRRAEMRIEALRPYASGIRLMTRRAAEVAGSVQGVPLLSEHAEVRTVGILLVAGDRGLAGAFNSNIVRAGIAAGKEHQAAGRQVVYFASGRRVASSLTFRGLPLVESFTGFTDRPAYDDARRIGRRVVAAFLDDEVDQVEVFYNGYRSAIVQLVQRETLLPLAKATVSAGGDAAEENSDEQAGLRARPEYEPGAIDVLKRLVPDYVEISIYRALLESTASEHGSRMTAMRNASDNAKELIQDLTLQMNRARQAAITQEIMEVVAGAEGVS from the coding sequence ATGCCGGCGTCACAGCGGGACGTGCGTAACCGGGTCGCCTCGGTCAAGAACATCGAGACGATCACCAGCGCGATGGCGATGGTCGCCGCCGCGCGGTTGCGTCGCGCCGAGATGCGCATCGAGGCGCTGCGGCCGTACGCGAGCGGGATCCGGTTGATGACCCGTCGTGCCGCGGAGGTTGCAGGGTCCGTGCAGGGCGTGCCGCTGCTCTCCGAGCACGCGGAGGTGCGCACGGTCGGCATCCTGCTGGTGGCGGGGGACCGCGGCCTGGCCGGCGCGTTCAACTCCAACATCGTGCGGGCGGGCATCGCGGCGGGTAAGGAGCACCAGGCCGCCGGCCGCCAGGTCGTCTACTTCGCCTCGGGCCGGCGCGTAGCCTCGTCGCTGACGTTCCGCGGCCTGCCGTTGGTGGAGAGCTTCACCGGCTTCACCGACCGCCCCGCCTACGACGACGCCCGCCGCATCGGCCGCCGTGTGGTCGCCGCCTTCCTGGACGACGAGGTCGACCAGGTCGAGGTCTTCTACAACGGGTACCGCTCGGCGATCGTCCAGTTGGTGCAGCGGGAGACGTTGCTCCCGTTGGCGAAGGCCACCGTCAGCGCGGGCGGCGACGCTGCCGAGGAGAACTCCGACGAGCAGGCGGGCCTGCGGGCGCGTCCCGAGTACGAGCCCGGCGCGATCGACGTGCTCAAGCGGCTCGTCCCGGACTACGTCGAGATCTCGATCTATCGGGCGTTGTTGGAGTCCACCGCGTCTGAGCACGGCTCGCGGATGACCGCCATGCGCAACGCCTCGGACAACGCCAAAGAACTGATCCAGGACCTGACGCTGCAGATGAACCGGGCGCGGCAGGCCGCGATCACCCAGGAGATCATGGAAGTGGTCGCCGGGGCCGAGGGTGTTTCATGA
- the atpF gene encoding F0F1 ATP synthase subunit B, with the protein MLLAKSADTLQAEGSTWLITPNVGMTIWTLVVFSVSLVVLTKAVFPQIRAALDRRQAAIEEEIDAAARTRQEAEALLVEYRERLAEARQQADDIVERARQAAATVEAEARTSAQTRGEQMLEQTRRDIEAESRRMLDEIMRDVAELTVLATERVTRKTLTEADQRQLVQDALSDLDFSALAGGRAHEN; encoded by the coding sequence GTGTTGCTCGCGAAGAGTGCTGACACCCTCCAGGCGGAGGGGAGCACCTGGCTGATCACCCCCAACGTGGGGATGACGATCTGGACGTTGGTCGTCTTCTCGGTGAGCCTGGTCGTGCTGACCAAGGCGGTCTTCCCGCAGATCCGGGCGGCCCTCGACCGGCGTCAGGCCGCCATCGAGGAGGAGATCGACGCGGCCGCCCGGACGCGTCAGGAGGCGGAGGCACTCCTCGTCGAGTACCGCGAGCGTCTGGCGGAGGCCCGCCAGCAGGCCGACGACATCGTCGAGCGCGCCCGGCAGGCGGCGGCCACGGTCGAGGCGGAGGCCCGTACCTCGGCCCAAACCCGGGGCGAGCAGATGCTGGAGCAGACGCGCCGGGACATCGAGGCGGAGAGCCGTCGCATGCTCGACGAGATTATGCGCGACGTCGCGGAGCTCACCGTGCTGGCCACCGAGCGGGTCACCCGCAAGACCCTCACCGAGGCGGACCAGCGCCAGCTGGTCCAGGACGCGCTGTCCGACCTCGACTTCTCCGCCCTGGCGGGCGGGCGGGCCCACGAGAACTGA
- the atpH gene encoding ATP synthase F1 subunit delta encodes MAQVAQVYARALFEAASESDVLDVIKEQLAQFDTALTSNWEFQLFFFSPNFSTAEKINGAKRAVVDADPTFMNFLEALIERHRMPELSRIRERFDQLWDVEMKVLPVEVTTAVPLDEATVASIGERIGRETGNRIQLTTVVDPEVVGGMVLRVGNLVMDASIKSSLNQLRKQVSKARIGSPLASSVKE; translated from the coding sequence ATGGCACAGGTCGCACAGGTCTACGCGCGGGCGCTGTTCGAGGCCGCGTCCGAGTCGGATGTCCTCGACGTGATCAAGGAACAGCTGGCCCAGTTCGACACGGCGCTCACCAGCAACTGGGAGTTCCAGCTCTTCTTCTTCTCGCCGAACTTCTCCACCGCGGAAAAGATCAACGGCGCCAAGCGCGCGGTGGTCGACGCGGACCCCACATTCATGAACTTCCTCGAGGCGCTGATCGAGCGGCACCGGATGCCGGAACTCTCCCGGATCCGGGAGCGGTTCGACCAGCTCTGGGACGTCGAGATGAAGGTGCTCCCGGTGGAGGTCACCACCGCGGTGCCGCTGGACGAGGCGACGGTGGCCAGCATTGGCGAACGCATCGGCCGGGAAACCGGTAACCGGATCCAGCTGACCACGGTGGTCGACCCGGAGGTCGTCGGCGGGATGGTGCTCCGCGTGGGCAACCTCGTCATGGACGCGTCGATCAAGAGCAGTCTCAACCAACTTCGCAAGCAGGTCTCCAAGGCGCGCATCGGATCGCCCTTGGCGTCGTCGGTCAAGGAGTAA
- the prmC gene encoding peptide chain release factor N(5)-glutamine methyltransferase: MTEDLRAAVDAATARLAAAGVGSPRFDAEELAAHLLGVDRTELLRHDQLDAAAYETLITAREQRRPLQHLTGLAHFRYLSLAVGPGVFVPRPETEMMVDQVIDHLRGGPEKPLVVDLCTGSGAIALSIATEVPGARVHAVEADPVAHDWAVRNLAGSGVLLHLADARTALEELAGTVDAVISNPPYIPLQAWESVAVEVRDHDPASALWGGGEDGLDMIRAVEARAGVLLRPGGLVAVEHADVQGSSAPGVFRASGRWRAVADHPDLAGRDRYLTALRI; this comes from the coding sequence ATGACTGAGGATCTGCGCGCGGCGGTCGACGCAGCGACGGCCAGATTGGCCGCGGCGGGGGTGGGTTCGCCGCGGTTCGACGCGGAGGAGTTGGCCGCGCACCTGCTCGGCGTGGACCGGACCGAACTCCTGCGCCATGACCAGCTCGACGCGGCGGCCTACGAGACGTTGATTACGGCCCGGGAACAACGACGACCGCTGCAGCACCTGACCGGCCTGGCGCACTTTCGTTATCTGTCCCTCGCGGTCGGGCCCGGCGTCTTCGTGCCCCGGCCCGAGACAGAAATGATGGTGGATCAGGTTATAGATCACCTCCGGGGCGGTCCGGAGAAACCACTGGTGGTGGATTTGTGCACCGGGTCGGGGGCGATCGCCCTGTCGATTGCCACCGAGGTGCCCGGGGCGCGGGTGCACGCGGTCGAGGCGGACCCCGTGGCGCACGACTGGGCGGTTCGTAATCTAGCCGGCTCCGGCGTCTTGTTGCACCTGGCCGACGCGCGCACCGCACTGGAGGAACTGGCCGGCACGGTGGACGCGGTAATCAGCAACCCGCCATATATTCCCCTGCAGGCGTGGGAATCCGTGGCCGTCGAGGTGCGCGACCACGATCCGGCGTCGGCTCTGTGGGGCGGCGGCGAGGACGGCCTGGACATGATCCGCGCCGTCGAGGCGCGGGCCGGGGTGTTGCTGCGACCCGGCGGACTGGTGGCCGTCGAACACGCCGATGTGCAGGGCAGCAGCGCACCCGGCGTGTTCCGCGCATCGGGTCGTTGGCGGGCCGTGGCCGATCACCCGGACCTGGCCGGACGGGATCGATACCTCACCGCCCTGCGGATCTGA
- a CDS encoding cob(I)yrinic acid a,c-diamide adenosyltransferase has protein sequence MVNLTRIYTKTGDDGSTALGDFSRTDKNDPRLVAYADVDEANSAIGVAIALGDLPPDLVTLLTRIQNDLFDVGADLCNPISENPAYPPLRIAEADIERLETACDSYNDALPKLKSFILPGGTPGAALLHVARTVTRRAERAAWAAKQAHPDSTSALPAKYLNRLSDLLFILGRVANPDGDVLWVPGANR, from the coding sequence GCAGCACGGCGCTGGGCGACTTCTCCCGCACCGACAAGAACGACCCGCGCCTGGTGGCCTATGCCGACGTGGACGAGGCGAACAGCGCGATCGGCGTGGCCATCGCACTGGGCGACCTGCCCCCGGACCTGGTCACGCTGCTGACCCGCATTCAGAACGACCTGTTCGACGTGGGCGCCGACCTGTGCAACCCGATCAGCGAGAACCCCGCCTATCCCCCACTGCGCATCGCCGAGGCCGACATCGAACGGCTCGAGACGGCCTGCGACTCCTACAACGACGCGCTACCGAAGCTGAAGAGCTTCATCCTGCCCGGCGGTACCCCAGGCGCGGCGCTACTGCACGTGGCCCGCACCGTCACTCGCCGCGCCGAACGCGCCGCCTGGGCGGCCAAGCAGGCCCATCCGGACAGCACCAGCGCGCTGCCCGCGAAGTACCTCAACCGGCTGTCGGACCTGCTGTTCATCCTCGGCCGGGTGGCCAACCCGGACGGCGACGTGCTCTGGGTGCCCGGCGCCAACCGCTGA
- a CDS encoding L-threonylcarbamoyladenylate synthase, with amino-acid sequence MSRSFDCADPEARVEGITAAAAAVAQGDLVVLPTDTVYGLGADAFSAEAVARLLLAKGRGRDMPVPVLIGSVRTLDGIAANIPDIARDLVAAFWPGPLTVICHQQPTLMWDLGETRGTVAVRMPLHAVALELLRATGPLAVSSANLSGQDAATTAEEAEDQLGDWVEVYLDGGPTSDSQPSSIIDVTSGRPRLLRVGAVSAEELRSVAADLEVLG; translated from the coding sequence ATGTCGCGATCGTTTGACTGTGCGGACCCGGAGGCACGGGTCGAGGGCATCACGGCCGCCGCGGCCGCGGTTGCCCAGGGCGACCTGGTGGTGCTGCCCACCGACACCGTCTACGGGCTCGGTGCGGACGCCTTCTCCGCCGAGGCGGTGGCCCGTCTGTTGCTGGCCAAGGGCCGTGGGCGGGACATGCCCGTACCGGTACTGATCGGCTCGGTGCGCACCCTGGACGGCATCGCGGCGAACATCCCGGACATCGCCCGGGACCTGGTGGCCGCGTTCTGGCCGGGCCCGTTGACAGTGATCTGCCACCAGCAGCCCACCTTGATGTGGGATCTCGGCGAGACCCGCGGCACGGTCGCGGTGCGGATGCCGCTGCACGCGGTGGCCCTGGAACTGCTGCGTGCCACCGGTCCGCTGGCGGTGAGCAGCGCGAATCTGTCCGGACAGGACGCCGCCACCACCGCGGAGGAGGCGGAGGACCAGTTGGGGGACTGGGTCGAGGTGTACCTGGACGGGGGGCCCACCAGCGACTCCCAGCCCTCCTCGATCATCGACGTCACCAGTGGGCGCCCTCGCTTGTTGCGGGTGGGCGCGGTGTCCGCCGAGGAATTGCGTTCGGTTGCCGCGGACCTGGAAGTTCTCGGATGA
- a CDS encoding MraY family glycosyltransferase — protein MREYLLVLLVAAAATYLTTGLIRRAGHAVGAMTEVRDRDVHAAPTPRLGGIAMLIGLIAAVAVASQLPFLSSELFANSRDPWALLAGGSLICLLGAVDDRWGLDALTKFAGQVLAAGVMVVMGIQMTYLPVPGTTIVLDSTTGTLLSVLIVVATVNAVNFVDGLDGLLAGIALTAASAFFTYTYVLAVHQGFDRAISPSLFSALLAGICLGFLPHNFFPARIFMGDSGSMLIGLILAASTVSFAGQIDFGAVDTENLSPALLPLLLPLAAVAAPFLDMVLAVIRRARSGRSVFAPDKQHLHHRLLQIGHSHRRAVLIMYFWSALIAWGVLGLSLLGVALWALLAMVALVVVGLLLLRGPLRPESADAPPPTPLSGHAQM, from the coding sequence GTGCGTGAGTACCTGTTGGTCCTGTTGGTCGCCGCGGCGGCGACCTATCTGACCACCGGGCTCATCCGCCGCGCCGGTCACGCCGTGGGTGCGATGACCGAGGTCCGCGACCGGGACGTGCACGCCGCGCCGACCCCGCGGCTGGGCGGCATCGCGATGCTCATCGGGTTGATCGCCGCGGTCGCGGTGGCCTCCCAGCTGCCGTTCCTGTCCAGCGAGCTGTTCGCGAACTCCCGCGACCCCTGGGCGCTGCTGGCCGGCGGCTCGCTGATCTGCCTGCTCGGCGCGGTCGACGACCGGTGGGGACTGGACGCGCTGACCAAGTTCGCCGGGCAGGTGCTGGCCGCGGGCGTGATGGTGGTGATGGGCATTCAGATGACCTACCTGCCCGTCCCCGGCACGACGATCGTGCTGGACTCCACCACCGGCACGCTGCTCTCGGTGCTGATCGTGGTGGCCACCGTCAACGCGGTGAACTTCGTGGACGGCCTGGACGGTCTGCTCGCCGGCATCGCGCTGACCGCAGCTTCGGCGTTCTTCACCTACACCTACGTGTTGGCCGTGCACCAGGGTTTCGACCGGGCGATCTCACCCTCGCTGTTCTCCGCGCTGCTGGCCGGCATCTGCCTGGGCTTCCTGCCGCACAACTTCTTCCCGGCCCGGATCTTCATGGGCGACTCCGGCTCCATGCTGATCGGGCTGATCCTGGCCGCGTCCACGGTCAGCTTCGCCGGTCAGATCGATTTCGGGGCGGTGGATACGGAGAACCTGTCCCCGGCGTTGCTGCCGTTGTTGCTGCCGCTGGCCGCGGTCGCCGCGCCGTTCCTGGACATGGTGTTGGCGGTGATCCGTCGCGCCCGGTCCGGTCGTTCCGTGTTCGCCCCGGACAAGCAGCACCTGCACCACCGCCTGTTGCAGATCGGCCATTCGCACCGCCGGGCGGTGCTGATCATGTACTTCTGGTCGGCGTTGATCGCCTGGGGCGTGCTCGGCCTGTCCCTGCTGGGCGTCGCGCTGTGGGCCTTGTTGGCGATGGTGGCTCTGGTCGTGGTGGGCCTGTTGTTACTGCGCGGTCCACTGCGCCCCGAGTCCGCGGACGCACCCCCGCCGACCCCCCTGTCGGGGCACGCCCAGATGTGA
- the atpD gene encoding F0F1 ATP synthase subunit beta — MTTTTTENIGRIEAIQGVVIDAVFPDALPEINHAINVRRPEGSVEGEFLVCEVQQHLGDDRVRAVALDTTDGLARGAEIIDTKAPITVPVGRATLGRIFNLLGEPLDEGVEIPADIERWPIHRAAPTIEAVTPTTEMFETGIKVIDLLAPYAKGGKVGLFGGAGVGKTVIIQELINNLAQQHGGLSAFCGVGERSREGNDLWLEMKESGVIDKTMLVFGQMNEPPGARMRVALTGLTMAEYFRDQEGQDVLLFIDNIFRFVQAGSEVSALLGRMPSQVGYQPTLESEMGELQERITSTRKGSVTSVQAIYVPADDLTDPAPASAFAHLNATTVLSRSIAEKGIYPAVDPLDSTSTILKADILGAEHFQVANEVKQVLQRYKELQDIIAILGIDELSDEDKIVVTRARKLERFLSQPFHVAEQFTGTPGVFVPIAETIRGFKEILAGTHDDLPERAFYMKGTIDQVVKDARGES; from the coding sequence GTGACCACCACCACCACCGAGAACATCGGACGGATCGAAGCCATCCAGGGCGTTGTGATCGACGCGGTGTTCCCTGATGCACTCCCCGAGATCAACCACGCGATCAACGTCCGGCGCCCGGAGGGCTCCGTCGAGGGCGAGTTCCTGGTCTGCGAGGTCCAGCAGCACCTCGGTGACGACCGCGTCCGCGCCGTCGCGCTGGACACCACCGACGGTCTGGCGCGCGGCGCCGAGATCATCGACACCAAGGCCCCGATCACCGTGCCGGTCGGTCGGGCGACGCTGGGCCGCATCTTCAACCTGCTGGGTGAACCGCTCGACGAGGGCGTGGAGATCCCGGCGGACATCGAGCGCTGGCCGATCCACCGTGCCGCCCCGACCATCGAGGCGGTCACCCCGACCACCGAGATGTTCGAGACCGGCATCAAGGTCATCGACCTGCTGGCCCCGTACGCCAAGGGCGGCAAGGTCGGCCTGTTCGGCGGCGCCGGTGTCGGCAAGACCGTCATCATCCAGGAGCTCATCAACAACCTGGCGCAGCAGCACGGTGGTCTGTCCGCGTTCTGCGGCGTGGGCGAGCGCTCCCGTGAGGGCAACGACCTGTGGCTGGAAATGAAGGAATCCGGCGTCATCGACAAGACCATGTTGGTCTTCGGTCAGATGAACGAGCCGCCCGGCGCCCGTATGCGCGTGGCGCTGACCGGTCTGACGATGGCGGAATACTTCCGTGACCAAGAGGGCCAGGACGTGCTCCTCTTCATCGACAACATCTTCCGGTTCGTCCAGGCCGGTTCCGAGGTCTCCGCGCTGCTCGGCCGGATGCCCTCCCAGGTGGGTTACCAGCCCACGCTGGAATCCGAGATGGGCGAGTTGCAGGAGCGGATCACCTCCACCCGCAAGGGTTCGGTTACCTCCGTCCAGGCGATCTACGTTCCCGCCGACGACCTCACCGACCCCGCGCCGGCCTCGGCCTTCGCCCACCTCAACGCGACCACCGTGCTTTCCCGGTCCATCGCCGAGAAGGGCATCTACCCGGCCGTCGACCCGCTGGACTCGACCTCGACGATCCTGAAGGCGGACATCCTCGGCGCCGAGCATTTCCAGGTGGCCAACGAGGTCAAGCAGGTGCTCCAGCGCTACAAGGAACTCCAGGACATCATCGCCATCCTCGGCATCGACGAACTCTCCGACGAGGACAAGATCGTCGTTACCCGGGCGCGCAAGCTCGAGCGATTCCTCTCCCAGCCGTTCCACGTGGCCGAGCAGTTCACCGGAACGCCGGGCGTGTTCGTCCCGATCGCCGAGACGATCCGCGGCTTCAAGGAGATCCTCGCCGGCACCCACGACGACCTGCCGGAGCGGGCCTTCTACATGAAGGGCACCATCGACCAGGTGGTCAAAGACGCTCGCGGCGAATCCTGA
- the atpB gene encoding F0F1 ATP synthase subunit A — MTLQSEMPTETRPSPEPEPEQSSKAGMSTVKKVGLLAVGVYILGFVLIIATWGLSGTKNEEFNIVQPFHLDRWFKIVGPVEFNKGVLYLLLTTAVTLGILLWVAKKMTMRPNRVQTAVEAFYDLIRSMTRDNMDERLAKKWFPLVGTLFVFILVTNLLGYIPLPVNSAEKIFGGKFPSFQLYAADTNVAVPLILALGVWLVFNYEGVKAHGPIGYIKSLVPSGVSKGMLFMLYPLEMLSNFLRLLSLTVRLWANLLAGHLLIDFMGGNMAVLLGRPYLGWLTLPLGIAIYLFEAVLIAGLQAFIFAILTAMYIGSATHSH, encoded by the coding sequence ATGACGCTTCAGTCCGAGATGCCCACCGAGACGCGGCCGAGCCCCGAGCCCGAGCCCGAGCAGAGCTCGAAGGCCGGGATGAGCACCGTGAAGAAGGTCGGCCTGCTGGCCGTGGGCGTGTACATCCTCGGCTTCGTGCTGATCATCGCCACCTGGGGCCTGAGCGGCACGAAGAACGAAGAGTTCAACATCGTTCAGCCGTTCCACCTCGACCGGTGGTTCAAGATCGTCGGGCCCGTCGAGTTCAACAAGGGCGTCCTCTACCTGCTGCTCACCACGGCCGTCACACTCGGCATCCTGCTGTGGGTCGCCAAGAAGATGACGATGCGGCCCAACCGGGTGCAAACGGCGGTCGAGGCGTTCTATGACCTGATCCGCAGCATGACCCGCGACAACATGGACGAGCGCCTGGCCAAGAAGTGGTTCCCCCTGGTCGGGACCCTGTTCGTGTTCATCCTGGTCACCAACCTGCTCGGGTACATCCCGCTGCCCGTCAATTCGGCGGAGAAGATCTTCGGCGGGAAGTTCCCGTCCTTCCAGCTCTACGCCGCGGACACCAACGTGGCCGTGCCGCTCATCCTGGCGCTCGGGGTCTGGCTCGTTTTCAACTACGAGGGCGTGAAGGCGCACGGCCCGATCGGCTACATCAAGAGCCTCGTGCCCTCCGGTGTCAGCAAGGGCATGTTGTTCATGCTCTACCCCCTGGAGATGCTCTCCAACTTCCTGCGGCTGCTCTCGCTGACCGTCCGGTTGTGGGCCAACCTGCTCGCCGGCCACCTCCTGATCGACTTCATGGGGGGCAACATGGCGGTGCTGCTCGGACGGCCCTACCTGGGGTGGCTCACCCTGCCCCTCGGTATCGCGATCTATCTGTTCGAGGCCGTCTTGATCGCCGGCCTGCAGGCCTTCATCTTCGCCATCCTCACCGCCATGTACATCGGCAGTGCGACCCACAGCCACTAG
- a CDS encoding ATP synthase F0 subunit C: protein MSQILQALNVAAEVTGGDNTTIGQKAGRAIALGVGAGGGAAGAGAGIGSLFGSVVEATARQPEMRNEIASTQWLGFALTEACFFYGLVGGFIAFFL from the coding sequence ATGTCGCAGATTCTGCAAGCCCTCAACGTCGCCGCCGAGGTAACCGGCGGTGACAACACCACGATCGGGCAGAAGGCCGGTCGGGCCATCGCGCTCGGTGTTGGCGCGGGCGGTGGCGCGGCCGGAGCCGGTGCCGGTATCGGTTCGCTGTTCGGCTCGGTCGTCGAGGCCACGGCTCGCCAGCCCGAGATGCGCAACGAGATTGCCTCCACCCAGTGGTTGGGCTTCGCCCTGACCGAGGCCTGCTTCTTCTACGGCCTCGTCGGCGGCTTCATCGCCTTCTTCCTCTAA
- the atpC gene encoding ATP synthase F1 subunit epsilon, whose product MAHAKFPTRILTPEGEVFNGELEMVSTRTTVGLIGVMARHAPLLATLEPTELRLHSGEGEVERFAQSEGYLQVGDNQALLLVEEVTPVAKLDAEALRERLRAAEQEIEAAGDNTERRRGALRDKKRWETFLSLAK is encoded by the coding sequence ATGGCGCACGCCAAGTTCCCGACGAGGATCCTCACCCCGGAGGGTGAAGTTTTCAACGGCGAGCTGGAGATGGTGTCCACCCGGACCACGGTCGGCCTGATCGGTGTGATGGCTCGGCACGCGCCGCTATTGGCCACCCTCGAGCCGACCGAGCTGCGCCTGCACTCCGGCGAGGGCGAGGTGGAGCGGTTCGCCCAGTCCGAGGGTTACCTGCAGGTGGGCGACAACCAGGCGTTGCTGTTGGTCGAAGAGGTGACCCCGGTGGCCAAGCTGGACGCCGAAGCGTTGCGGGAGCGGCTTCGGGCCGCCGAGCAGGAGATCGAGGCGGCCGGCGACAACACCGAGCGGCGCCGCGGAGCGCTGCGTGACAAGAAGCGCTGGGAAACGTTCCTGAGTCTCGCCAAATAG
- the atpA gene encoding F0F1 ATP synthase subunit alpha produces MKINADEITSILKNRIQGLDAASADFAEVGTVLSVADGICRIHGLENCMSFEMLEFPHDVTGLALNLESDNVGAVLFGDWKKIVEGDTVKRTKRLLEIPVGEELLGRIVDPLGNPLDGKGEIRAAEMRPVEFKAPGVVYRQPVREPMLTGLKAVDSMIPIGRGQRELIIGDRGTGKTAIAVDTIINNKDRDLISVYVAIGQRKATVAGLARVLEEAGALKNTIIVMAAADEAAPIKFLAPYAGCAMGEYFLYKGQAALAIYDDLTKHAYAYRQMSLLLRRPPGREAYPGDVFYLHSRLLERSVKLADEVKDPRTGEKIPGGGSLTALPIIETQAGDVSAYIPTNVISITDGQIFLEPRLFYSGVRPAINVGISVSRVGGSAQITPMRKVAGRLKGELSQYRELQAFAQFGSDLDADTKRTLARGERLVKTLNQAERAPMPVEEQVVQIYAATNGFLDRILVEKVEKFLQELQERVRGGQSDLLKQIADGQWNEDVESRIKAAVKQFADDFGYDLDEEGLPIADNVPVASRAG; encoded by the coding sequence GTGAAGATCAACGCGGACGAGATCACCTCAATTCTGAAGAACCGCATTCAAGGCCTCGACGCCGCGAGCGCGGACTTTGCCGAGGTGGGCACCGTCCTGTCCGTCGCCGACGGCATTTGCCGCATCCATGGGCTCGAGAACTGCATGTCCTTCGAGATGCTCGAGTTCCCGCACGACGTCACCGGCCTGGCGCTGAACCTCGAGTCCGACAACGTCGGTGCCGTGCTGTTCGGCGACTGGAAGAAGATCGTTGAGGGCGACACCGTCAAGCGCACCAAGCGCCTGCTCGAGATTCCCGTGGGGGAGGAGCTGCTCGGTCGGATCGTGGATCCGCTGGGCAACCCGCTCGACGGAAAGGGCGAGATCCGCGCGGCGGAGATGCGGCCGGTCGAGTTCAAGGCACCGGGCGTCGTCTACCGCCAGCCGGTCCGCGAACCGATGCTCACCGGTCTGAAGGCCGTTGACTCGATGATTCCCATCGGCCGTGGTCAGCGTGAGCTCATCATCGGCGACCGCGGCACGGGCAAGACCGCCATCGCGGTCGACACGATCATCAACAACAAGGACCGCGACCTGATCTCGGTCTACGTCGCCATCGGTCAGCGCAAGGCCACCGTCGCCGGTTTGGCCCGGGTGCTGGAAGAGGCCGGTGCGCTGAAGAACACGATCATCGTGATGGCCGCGGCCGACGAGGCCGCGCCGATCAAGTTCCTCGCGCCCTACGCCGGCTGCGCGATGGGGGAGTACTTCCTCTACAAGGGCCAGGCCGCGCTCGCGATCTACGACGACCTCACCAAGCACGCCTACGCGTACCGGCAGATGTCGTTGCTGCTGCGCCGCCCGCCGGGCCGCGAGGCGTACCCCGGCGACGTGTTCTACCTGCACTCCCGGCTACTGGAGCGGTCGGTCAAGCTGGCCGACGAGGTGAAGGATCCGCGGACCGGAGAGAAGATTCCCGGCGGCGGATCGCTGACCGCGCTGCCGATCATCGAGACGCAGGCAGGTGACGTCTCGGCCTACATCCCGACCAACGTCATCTCCATCACCGACGGTCAGATCTTCCTCGAGCCGCGGCTGTTCTACTCGGGTGTGCGGCCCGCCATCAACGTCGGTATCTCCGTCTCTCGGGTGGGCGGTAGTGCGCAGATCACGCCGATGCGGAAGGTCGCCGGTCGGCTGAAGGGCGAGCTGTCCCAGTACCGCGAGCTGCAGGCCTTCGCCCAGTTCGGCTCCGACCTCGACGCCGACACCAAGCGCACGCTGGCCCGTGGTGAGCGTCTGGTGAAGACCCTGAACCAGGCCGAGCGCGCCCCGATGCCGGTCGAGGAGCAGGTTGTCCAGATCTACGCGGCCACCAACGGCTTCCTGGACCGCATCCTGGTCGAGAAGGTGGAGAAGTTCCTGCAGGAACTGCAGGAGCGCGTGCGGGGCGGCCAATCCGATCTGCTCAAGCAGATCGCGGACGGGCAGTGGAACGAAGACGTCGAGTCCCGCATCAAGGCTGCGGTGAAGCAGTTCGCCGATGACTTCGGTTACGACCTCGACGAAGAGGGCCTGCCCATCGCGGACAACGTTCCCGTTGCCTCCCGGGCCGGCTGA